A region from the Cellvibrio sp. PSBB006 genome encodes:
- the ychF gene encoding redox-regulated ATPase YchF: MGFNCGIVGLPNVGKSTLFNALTNAGIGAENFPFCTIEPNAGVVAVPDPRQDKLAEIVNPERVVATTMEFVDIAGLVAGASKGEGLGNKFLANIRETDAIAHVVRCFDDDNVIHVANGVNPAADIEVINTELALADLEAVDKALNRYAKAAKGQDKHAMAMKAVLEKIQPHLNEAKPLRSFDLDKEELALLKEINLLTLKPTMYIANVAEDGLENNPHLDLVRKIAAEEKAVVVPICNKLEADIAELDGEDKAEFLAEMGMEEPGLNRVIRAGYQLLGLQTYFTAGVKEVRAWTIPIGATAPQAAGVIHTDFEKGFIRAETISYNDFVEYKGEQGAKNAGKARKEGKDYVVQDGDVMHFLFNV; encoded by the coding sequence ATGGGTTTTAACTGCGGCATCGTCGGCCTACCCAACGTCGGCAAATCCACCCTGTTTAACGCGCTGACCAACGCCGGTATCGGCGCCGAAAACTTCCCTTTCTGCACCATTGAACCCAACGCTGGCGTGGTAGCAGTGCCCGACCCGCGCCAGGACAAATTGGCCGAGATCGTCAATCCTGAGCGGGTCGTGGCCACCACCATGGAGTTCGTGGATATCGCCGGCCTGGTGGCGGGCGCCTCCAAAGGTGAAGGCCTCGGCAATAAATTCCTCGCCAACATTCGCGAAACCGACGCTATCGCCCACGTCGTGCGTTGCTTTGACGATGACAATGTTATCCACGTCGCCAACGGCGTGAATCCGGCGGCGGATATCGAGGTGATCAACACCGAACTGGCTCTGGCCGACCTGGAAGCCGTGGACAAAGCCCTTAACCGCTACGCCAAAGCCGCCAAAGGCCAGGACAAGCACGCTATGGCCATGAAAGCCGTGCTGGAAAAAATCCAGCCGCATCTCAACGAAGCCAAGCCGCTGCGCTCGTTTGACCTGGACAAAGAAGAACTGGCGCTGCTGAAAGAAATCAACCTGCTCACCCTGAAACCCACCATGTACATCGCCAACGTGGCTGAAGACGGGCTTGAAAACAACCCGCACCTGGACCTGGTGCGCAAGATCGCTGCCGAAGAAAAAGCGGTAGTGGTGCCGATTTGTAACAAACTGGAAGCCGACATCGCCGAACTGGATGGCGAAGATAAAGCTGAATTCCTCGCCGAGATGGGCATGGAAGAACCCGGTCTCAACCGCGTGATTCGTGCCGGCTATCAATTACTGGGCTTACAAACCTACTTCACCGCCGGCGTTAAAGAAGTACGCGCCTGGACCATCCCCATCGGCGCTACCGCACCGCAAGCCGCCGGTGTGATTCACACCGACTTTGAAAAAGGCTTTATCCGCGCCGAAACTATTTCCTACAATGATTTTGTGGAATACAAGGGCGAACAGGGTGCAAAAAATGCCGGTAAGGCGCGCAAGGAAGGTAAGGATTATGTGGTGCAGGATGGGGATGTTATGCACTTTTTGTTTAACGTGTAG